In Microcoleus sp. bin38.metabat.b11b12b14.051, one genomic interval encodes:
- a CDS encoding lipoyl synthase translates to MSPQTPQTPTVKATAAQIRSEIEAMPEWLRRPIGLASELSQVQKIIKQRQIHTICEEGRCPNRGECYAQKTATFMLMGPTCTRACAFCQVDKGHSPMPLDPQEPQKVAEAVQLLGLRYAVLTSVARDDLPDGGAGWFALTIAQIRHLNPDTEVEVLTPDFWGGLGRGGAPVPALPVPAPGENSGLDELQRERIRTVVEAKPACYNHNIETVRRLQGPVRRGAKYDRSIDVLRLVKEFDPTIPTKSGLMLGHGETEAEIVEAMADLRDAKCDRLTLGQYMRPSLEHLPVRKYWTPAEFDRFGSIAREMGFERVRSGPLVRSSYHAGESD, encoded by the coding sequence ATGTCGCCCCAAACTCCTCAAACTCCTACTGTCAAAGCAACCGCCGCCCAAATACGCAGCGAAATCGAGGCGATGCCGGAGTGGCTGCGGCGCCCCATTGGCCTCGCCAGCGAACTTTCGCAAGTGCAGAAAATTATTAAACAGCGACAAATTCACACAATTTGTGAAGAGGGCAGATGTCCCAACCGGGGCGAGTGTTACGCCCAAAAAACGGCGACTTTTATGTTGATGGGGCCGACTTGCACCCGCGCTTGTGCTTTTTGTCAAGTAGATAAAGGTCATTCTCCGATGCCCCTCGATCCCCAGGAACCGCAGAAGGTGGCGGAGGCGGTGCAGTTGTTGGGTTTGCGCTATGCGGTGCTGACTTCGGTAGCGAGGGACGATTTGCCGGATGGCGGTGCGGGTTGGTTTGCGTTGACGATCGCCCAAATCCGGCACTTAAACCCCGATACTGAAGTTGAGGTACTGACGCCGGATTTCTGGGGAGGACTAGGTAGGGGCGGTGCCCCCGTGCCCGCCCTCCCCGTACCCGCCCCAGGCGAGAATTCCGGTTTGGATGAGTTGCAGCGGGAGCGAATTCGGACGGTGGTAGAGGCAAAACCGGCTTGTTACAACCACAATATTGAGACGGTGCGCCGGTTGCAAGGGCCAGTGCGGAGGGGGGCCAAGTACGATCGCTCGATCGACGTGTTGCGCCTTGTCAAGGAATTTGACCCAACTATTCCCACCAAATCCGGTTTGATGTTAGGGCACGGGGAAACCGAGGCCGAGATAGTCGAAGCGATGGCCGACTTGCGAGATGCCAAGTGCGATCGACTCACCCTCGGTCAATACATGAGACCATCTCTAGAACACCTCCCAGTGCGAAAATACTGGACGCCAGCCGAATTTGACCGTTTTGGGTCGATCGCCCGCGAGATGGGGTTTGAGCGCGTGCGATCGGGGCCTCTCGTCCGCAGTTCCTACCACGCCGGAGAGAGCGATTAA
- the map gene encoding type I methionyl aminopeptidase, with amino-acid sequence MATERLVLLSSREVEKMRQAGRLAAQLLLHLEPMIKPGVSTLQINDEAERWTLAHGAKSAPLGYKGFPKSLCASVNEVVCHGIPNAKQILRRGDIINIDVTPLVDGYHGDTSKTFFVGEPSPVAKRLVEVTEECLRRGIAEVKPGARTGDIGAAIQEYAEAQGFSVVRNFAGHGVHRVFHTEPEILHYGKRGTGKKLRQGMVFTIEPMINEGTWDVEILADGWTAITKDGKLSAQFEHTLAVTDSGVEILTLP; translated from the coding sequence ATGGCAACTGAACGTTTAGTGCTTTTATCGAGTAGAGAAGTCGAAAAAATGCGTCAAGCTGGCCGCTTAGCAGCTCAGCTTCTGCTGCATCTGGAACCAATGATTAAACCTGGTGTCAGCACTCTGCAAATTAATGATGAAGCGGAACGCTGGACTTTAGCCCACGGCGCAAAAAGTGCTCCGCTAGGTTATAAAGGATTTCCGAAATCTCTGTGCGCGAGTGTCAATGAAGTTGTTTGTCATGGTATTCCAAATGCTAAACAAATTCTCAGAAGAGGTGACATTATTAATATTGATGTCACGCCTTTAGTTGATGGCTATCATGGCGATACTTCTAAAACCTTTTTTGTTGGGGAACCTTCACCTGTAGCTAAACGATTGGTTGAAGTAACTGAGGAATGTCTCAGAAGAGGAATTGCGGAAGTTAAGCCGGGTGCTCGCACTGGAGATATCGGTGCGGCGATTCAAGAATATGCGGAAGCGCAGGGTTTTTCGGTAGTGCGAAATTTTGCGGGACACGGCGTGCATCGCGTTTTTCACACTGAACCGGAAATTTTGCATTACGGTAAGCGGGGGACTGGAAAGAAGCTCAGACAAGGCATGGTTTTTACGATTGAACCGATGATTAATGAGGGGACTTGGGATGTGGAAATTTTGGCGGATGGTTGGACTGCTATTACTAAGGATGGAAAGCTTTCGGCTCAATTTGAACATACTCTGGCTGTGACTGATTCTGGGGTAGAAATTTTGACTTTGCCTTAA
- a CDS encoding NAD(P)-dependent oxidoreductase, whose product MNPKKIFVTGASGCIGHYMAETLIQQTNHELYLLVRNPDKLKFDTKARPGINIIQGDMKNIEQFAELLQTIDVAILAATAWGGTQEVFDVNVSKTLQLIQLLSPETCQQVIYFSTASILGRDNNLLKEAGELGTDYVRSKYECMTQLSTLTNVPPITALYPTLVLGGDADKPVSHLSSGLPLVAKWIGLIRWLKADGSFHFIHSADIATVVNYLVEHPTASEETRHFVLGNPAITANEVVEQACKYLHTKIFFRITLSPWLADFFIWLFRIQMAAWDRFCISYRHFTYQNLVNPESVGLPSYCGTVADMLRTSGIPDKNAK is encoded by the coding sequence ATGAACCCCAAAAAAATTTTTGTAACGGGTGCAAGTGGCTGTATCGGTCACTACATGGCCGAAACCTTAATTCAACAGACAAACCACGAACTCTACCTATTAGTTCGCAACCCAGACAAGCTAAAATTTGACACAAAAGCCCGCCCCGGCATCAACATCATACAGGGCGACATGAAAAACATCGAGCAATTTGCCGAACTTCTCCAAACAATAGATGTCGCAATTTTAGCCGCCACAGCTTGGGGAGGAACCCAAGAAGTTTTTGATGTCAACGTCAGCAAAACCCTGCAATTAATTCAACTACTTTCGCCCGAAACTTGCCAACAAGTAATCTACTTTTCAACCGCCAGTATTCTCGGTAGAGATAACAACTTGCTCAAAGAAGCCGGAGAACTCGGAACAGATTACGTTCGCTCGAAATACGAGTGCATGACGCAATTATCGACATTGACAAATGTGCCTCCGATTACCGCACTTTACCCAACATTAGTATTGGGAGGAGACGCCGATAAACCAGTTTCTCACCTATCATCCGGCTTACCACTCGTCGCCAAATGGATTGGTTTGATTCGCTGGCTGAAAGCAGACGGCAGCTTTCACTTCATCCACAGCGCCGATATTGCCACGGTAGTTAATTATTTAGTTGAACATCCGACTGCTTCCGAAGAAACGCGACATTTTGTACTCGGAAATCCGGCGATTACCGCGAATGAAGTTGTCGAACAAGCTTGCAAATATTTGCATACAAAAATATTCTTTCGGATTACTCTGTCACCTTGGCTTGCCGATTTCTTTATTTGGTTGTTCCGAATTCAAATGGCTGCTTGGGATAGATTTTGCATCAGCTACCGCCATTTTACTTATCAAAATCTGGTCAATCCCGAAAGCGTCGGATTGCCGAGTTACTGCGGCACAGTTGCTGATATGTTAAGAACTAGCGGAATTCCTGATAAAAATGCAAAGTAG
- a CDS encoding CapA family protein, with the protein MSQQDILNLAKEGDPKAIAFLLGQALQSFGVTAKASLENDTLHLLLEAEQLPAEEACLRVALKGLQRLQPNHIYGVTVYGRLEGQQLPAWTQTVELKKPLTKAPVSVPVAERATVSVSGAAAVSAPAAQIPVTLPTIENTQNVTTAPSQIPEKFPPPPAKIPTPQPTNLPQPKPSPRAKLARTKTKKSWLSVGALSLILVPIAGFVLGSQFNKSSTTATINPLTPKAGVQKVSAAKPSRKESIPASTSATKPASKSPLQAAKIPTNLPATVSIKAVGDMIPGTNFPYNKLPENKERLFESVKSYLQGADILFGNFESTMTDYPYSSKGGGGGMLFAFRTPPSYAKIFKDVGFDILNVANNHSYDFNEQGFKDTIKNIDSNGMKAVGKRDQIVYQNVKGVNVAFIGFSNYGEVHNSLLELKAGAEVVKKARQKADIVVISVHAGAEGTGAQNVRNTNEFFYGENRGNMVLFSRTMIDAGADLILGHGPHVTRALELYKGKLIAYSLGNFMGYRTLSTAGVLGQSLILDVKMTPKGDFVSGKIIPVELNSQGIPSVDDDFRTVGLIRRLTKSDFPNTGLTIDDNGQILKKSK; encoded by the coding sequence GTGAGCCAACAAGATATTCTAAATTTAGCAAAAGAAGGCGACCCCAAGGCGATCGCATTTCTGCTAGGCCAAGCACTCCAAAGCTTCGGCGTCACCGCTAAAGCCAGCCTGGAAAATGACACCCTGCACCTACTGCTGGAAGCAGAACAATTGCCCGCAGAAGAAGCCTGTCTCCGAGTCGCACTCAAAGGATTGCAGCGGCTGCAACCAAATCACATTTACGGAGTAACAGTTTACGGGCGGCTCGAAGGCCAGCAATTACCCGCTTGGACTCAGACGGTAGAATTAAAAAAACCCTTGACAAAAGCACCTGTTAGTGTGCCTGTTGCCGAAAGAGCAACAGTTTCTGTCAGTGGAGCGGCTGCGGTGAGCGCACCCGCTGCCCAAATTCCTGTGACTTTGCCAACCATAGAAAACACTCAAAATGTCACAACTGCACCGTCTCAAATACCAGAAAAATTCCCGCCTCCACCCGCTAAAATCCCAACTCCCCAACCCACAAACCTACCGCAGCCAAAGCCATCACCACGGGCAAAGTTAGCCCGCACTAAAACTAAAAAATCTTGGCTGTCAGTCGGTGCTCTGAGTCTGATTCTCGTACCGATAGCTGGCTTTGTACTGGGTTCTCAATTTAACAAATCCTCAACCACCGCTACCATTAACCCTCTCACGCCAAAAGCTGGGGTACAAAAAGTAAGCGCAGCGAAACCATCCCGCAAGGAATCGATCCCAGCATCAACATCCGCCACCAAACCCGCATCAAAATCGCCCTTGCAGGCAGCAAAAATACCTACAAATCTGCCCGCAACTGTCAGCATCAAAGCAGTTGGCGACATGATCCCCGGCACCAATTTCCCCTACAACAAACTGCCGGAAAATAAGGAGCGTTTATTTGAATCGGTAAAATCTTACCTCCAAGGAGCCGATATTCTGTTTGGCAATTTTGAAAGCACGATGACCGATTATCCTTACAGCTCCAAAGGAGGCGGCGGAGGAATGCTGTTTGCCTTTCGGACGCCTCCGAGTTATGCCAAAATTTTCAAAGATGTGGGTTTTGATATCTTGAATGTTGCCAACAATCACTCCTACGATTTTAACGAGCAGGGATTTAAGGACACGATCAAAAACATCGACAGCAACGGTATGAAAGCTGTTGGTAAAAGAGATCAAATTGTTTATCAAAACGTCAAGGGCGTAAACGTTGCTTTTATAGGTTTCAGCAACTACGGCGAAGTTCACAATTCCTTGCTGGAACTGAAGGCGGGGGCAGAAGTTGTGAAAAAAGCGAGGCAAAAGGCTGATATTGTAGTCATATCAGTTCATGCTGGAGCTGAAGGAACCGGAGCTCAAAATGTCAGAAATACAAACGAGTTCTTTTACGGAGAAAATCGGGGAAATATGGTTTTGTTTTCGCGCACGATGATTGATGCGGGAGCAGATTTGATTTTGGGACATGGCCCGCACGTTACCAGAGCTTTGGAACTGTATAAAGGGAAATTGATTGCGTATTCCCTGGGCAATTTTATGGGTTATCGCACTTTGTCCACAGCCGGAGTATTAGGTCAATCTCTGATTTTAGATGTAAAAATGACTCCAAAAGGGGATTTTGTTTCTGGTAAGATTATCCCCGTCGAACTTAACAGCCAAGGTATTCCATCTGTGGATGACGATTTTAGGACTGTGGGGTTGATTCGCCGTTTGACAAAGAGCGATTTTCCAAATACTGGTTTGACGATTGATGACAACGGACAAATTTTGAAAAAGAGTAAGTAA
- the hemE gene encoding uroporphyrinogen decarboxylase: MSALNEVPLLLRAARGETLDRPPVWMMRQAGRYMKAYRDLREKYPSFRERSEIPEVAIEVSLQPWRAFQPDGVILFSDIVTPMPGLGIDMDIAEGKGPIIHAPIRTQQQIDNLQPLNPEESLPFIKTILQSLRAEVGNKSTVLGFVGAPWTLAAYAVEGKGSKDYAIIKNMAFSDPTLLHQLLSKFADAIAVYVRYQIDCGAQVVQMFDSWAGQLSPQDYDTFALPYQKQVFEQVKKTHPDTPLILLVTGSAGLLERMTTSGADIISVDWTVDMADARRRLGPNMNVQGNLDPGVLFGSQPFIRDRILDTIRKAGPRGHILNLGHGVLPGTPEDNVRYFFETAKQADKLLAVTA; the protein is encoded by the coding sequence ATGTCGGCATTAAATGAAGTTCCCTTACTGTTGCGGGCAGCCCGCGGCGAAACCCTAGACCGCCCGCCCGTGTGGATGATGCGCCAAGCCGGTCGCTACATGAAAGCCTATCGAGATTTGCGAGAAAAGTATCCATCCTTTCGCGAACGTTCCGAAATACCCGAAGTTGCGATCGAAGTTTCCCTTCAGCCGTGGCGCGCGTTTCAACCCGACGGCGTAATCTTATTTTCCGATATTGTCACCCCCATGCCCGGTTTGGGCATCGACATGGACATCGCCGAAGGTAAAGGCCCGATAATCCACGCACCCATCCGCACTCAGCAGCAAATCGACAACCTGCAACCGCTGAACCCCGAAGAAAGCTTACCGTTTATCAAAACCATCCTCCAATCCCTGCGCGCGGAAGTTGGCAACAAATCCACCGTGCTCGGCTTTGTCGGCGCACCTTGGACTCTAGCAGCCTACGCAGTTGAAGGTAAAGGTTCTAAGGATTATGCCATCATCAAAAACATGGCATTTTCCGATCCAACTTTACTGCATCAATTGCTCTCAAAATTCGCCGATGCGATCGCAGTTTACGTCCGCTATCAAATCGACTGCGGCGCGCAAGTAGTGCAAATGTTCGATTCCTGGGCCGGCCAACTCTCCCCGCAGGATTACGACACCTTCGCCTTACCATACCAAAAACAAGTATTCGAGCAAGTCAAAAAAACCCATCCTGACACCCCGCTAATCCTATTAGTCACAGGTAGCGCGGGCCTCCTGGAACGGATGACAACATCCGGCGCGGACATCATCAGCGTTGATTGGACGGTTGATATGGCCGACGCACGCCGACGTTTGGGCCCCAACATGAACGTTCAAGGAAATCTCGATCCCGGCGTATTGTTTGGTTCTCAACCGTTTATTCGCGATCGAATTCTTGATACAATTCGCAAAGCTGGCCCGCGTGGACACATCCTCAACTTAGGACACGGCGTATTACCAGGAACCCCCGAAGATAACGTGCGTTACTTCTTTGAAACCGCCAAACAAGCCGACAAATTGCTCGCAGTTACTGCTTAA
- a CDS encoding HEAT repeat domain-containing protein, with amino-acid sequence MAHYRSSLCLLTCIACLGAAFSPSADGRQQIVNASYRVVSEEIAQANSPPDDRQDSNPPKPSPAPNKNKSLPPKTQKSNSKIPKPISQIIVILSQQRGLLMLGFAAVVVTAAAVFIMLKLVGSDDSNHRKRIGPRGSRHNPRNPAFSNPEVETNLPETRQQRLASGAAKPLPPLPYPVNSSKGYNPDGNDRPLPFILERGAEESEDAGVEGDRINSDIGTEEKHSNGNGDSALNIPETANRASELANRKKNISLPEKEPKPKLDVIEKLIEDLQHLNPAQRRKAIWELGQQGDSRAVEPLLDLLANSDSKQYSLILASVSEIGIRTLKPMNNAWSISLQNENPEVRKNTIRDLTRIYELVNQISHLLHRATDDPDTEVQETARWAINQLNRIRPRSGRDD; translated from the coding sequence ATGGCGCATTACCGCTCCAGTTTATGTTTATTGACCTGCATTGCCTGTCTGGGCGCTGCCTTTAGTCCCAGTGCGGACGGAAGGCAACAGATTGTCAATGCTTCGTACCGGGTTGTTTCCGAAGAAATTGCTCAGGCGAACTCTCCCCCGGACGACCGCCAGGACTCGAATCCTCCAAAACCCTCACCAGCGCCCAATAAAAACAAATCCTTGCCCCCGAAAACGCAAAAATCTAATTCCAAAATCCCGAAACCAATCTCCCAAATAATTGTCATTTTGTCGCAGCAACGGGGGCTGTTAATGTTGGGTTTTGCAGCAGTTGTAGTCACGGCAGCGGCAGTATTTATCATGCTAAAATTAGTTGGCAGCGACGATTCAAATCATCGAAAGCGAATAGGCCCAAGAGGCTCTCGCCACAACCCAAGAAACCCTGCATTCAGCAATCCCGAGGTTGAGACAAATTTGCCGGAAACCCGACAGCAACGGCTGGCTTCTGGGGCAGCAAAACCATTACCACCATTGCCCTATCCTGTTAATTCATCCAAGGGCTACAATCCCGATGGCAACGATCGACCTTTACCGTTTATCCTAGAACGGGGCGCAGAAGAATCTGAGGATGCAGGGGTAGAGGGCGATCGAATTAATTCCGATATCGGGACGGAGGAAAAGCACAGCAACGGCAACGGCGACTCGGCTTTGAACATTCCCGAAACAGCTAATCGAGCCTCTGAGCTAGCAAATCGCAAAAAAAATATTTCTCTTCCAGAAAAGGAGCCGAAACCTAAACTCGATGTTATTGAAAAACTAATTGAAGATTTGCAGCACCTAAATCCAGCACAGAGGCGCAAAGCAATTTGGGAACTCGGTCAGCAAGGAGATTCCCGAGCAGTGGAGCCGTTGCTCGATTTGCTGGCAAATTCTGACTCTAAACAGTACAGTTTAATTTTGGCAAGTGTCTCGGAAATTGGCATCCGCACCCTCAAACCGATGAATAATGCCTGGTCAATTTCCCTGCAAAATGAAAACCCTGAAGTGCGGAAAAATACGATTCGCGACTTGACGCGGATTTACGAATTGGTGAATCAAATCAGTCACTTGTTGCATCGCGCCACGGACGATCCAGATACAGAAGTTCAGGAAACTGCCCGCTGGGCAATCAATCAGTTGAATCGCATCCGCCCGCGTTCTGGGAGGGATGATTAG
- a CDS encoding photosystem I protein PsaX, translated as MAEIAKNQLKSDSVMKTGKFPYTFRTGWFLLLLAINFVVAAFYFHIIE; from the coding sequence ATGGCAGAGATAGCAAAGAACCAATTAAAATCCGACTCCGTGATGAAAACGGGCAAATTCCCTTACACCTTTCGCACCGGCTGGTTTCTGTTGCTGTTAGCTATCAATTTTGTGGTTGCAGCCTTTTATTTCCATATCATTGAATAG
- a CDS encoding response regulator → MAGQKILVIDDSKVIRVRVREMLPQGNFEVLEAKDGEEGLKLIRQARPNLIMLDFLLPKVSGWEVYQKVQAHPELSKIPLVIMSGREEEVMEKIPKPFEKHFFAFIAKPFEKKQLTEAIKSAMVLAKKKPVPEAPATAAAPSSGAGGADIQAMTKQMAKMQAEIDALKKQMTQVITIIKQKLK, encoded by the coding sequence GTGGCCGGTCAAAAAATCTTGGTAATCGATGACAGTAAAGTCATCCGCGTCCGAGTTCGAGAGATGTTACCTCAGGGTAACTTTGAAGTTTTAGAAGCAAAAGACGGCGAAGAGGGACTCAAACTGATCCGTCAAGCCCGACCGAATCTAATTATGTTAGATTTTCTACTGCCTAAAGTCAGCGGTTGGGAAGTGTATCAAAAAGTGCAAGCCCATCCCGAGCTTTCCAAGATACCTTTGGTGATCATGTCAGGCCGCGAAGAAGAGGTGATGGAGAAAATTCCCAAACCCTTCGAGAAGCATTTTTTTGCATTCATTGCCAAACCCTTTGAGAAAAAGCAGCTAACCGAGGCGATCAAGTCGGCGATGGTACTGGCCAAAAAGAAACCAGTCCCAGAAGCCCCAGCCACCGCGGCTGCACCCAGCTCCGGAGCCGGCGGCGCCGATATTCAGGCGATGACTAAGCAAATGGCGAAAATGCAAGCGGAAATTGATGCACTCAAAAAACAAATGACTCAGGTGATTACAATCATCAAGCAGAAATTGAAATAA
- a CDS encoding LD-carboxypeptidase, with the protein MTNMKWLQPGDLLRVIAPSGALRELTNFERGLEIWKSRGYRVELTPGFADRTGYLAGSDENRVRQLADALSDPDCRGILCARGGFGSTRLLEKARVDDRANSQFPTPESHAPKWLIGFSDITALLWNDAKLGIWGVHGPLLTTLAAEPDWSVDRLFDCIEGRPLQSLQGKGWAGGKATGRLFPANLTVATHLLGTPYQPDLTGAILAFEDVSEAPYRVDRMLTQWRMAGAFAGVRGIALGRFSRCEVGPDSISFSIDEVLRDRLSDLNIPIVSDLPFGHEGVNAALPMGIEASLDAESGLLICGDTSQL; encoded by the coding sequence ATGACTAATATGAAATGGCTACAACCGGGAGATTTGCTTAGGGTAATTGCGCCTAGTGGGGCGCTGCGAGAATTGACTAATTTTGAGCGGGGTTTGGAAATTTGGAAATCTCGCGGCTATCGAGTTGAATTGACACCGGGTTTTGCCGATCGCACTGGCTATTTGGCAGGTTCCGACGAAAACCGCGTCCGACAGCTCGCAGATGCCCTCAGTGACCCGGATTGTCGTGGTATTCTGTGTGCTAGAGGTGGTTTCGGTAGCACTCGACTTTTGGAAAAAGCTAGGGTGGACGATCGGGCAAATTCCCAGTTTCCGACTCCCGAATCCCATGCGCCGAAATGGTTAATCGGCTTTTCTGATATTACGGCTTTGCTGTGGAATGACGCTAAGTTGGGGATTTGGGGCGTTCACGGGCCGCTGCTGACGACTTTGGCGGCTGAACCTGATTGGTCTGTCGATCGACTGTTTGACTGCATCGAAGGCCGTCCGTTACAATCTTTGCAAGGTAAAGGTTGGGCTGGTGGAAAGGCTACCGGGCGGCTGTTTCCGGCGAATCTGACGGTGGCGACTCATTTGCTCGGAACCCCGTATCAACCGGATTTAACAGGTGCTATTCTCGCATTTGAGGATGTTTCCGAGGCTCCTTACAGGGTCGATCGTATGTTGACTCAGTGGCGGATGGCGGGGGCTTTTGCGGGAGTGCGGGGGATTGCTTTGGGGCGCTTTAGTCGCTGCGAGGTTGGCCCGGATAGTATTAGTTTTAGCATTGATGAGGTTTTGCGCGATCGGCTGAGTGACTTAAATATTCCCATTGTCTCAGATTTGCCGTTTGGGCACGAGGGAGTTAACGCTGCTTTACCGATGGGAATTGAGGCGAGTCTGGATGCGGAATCGGGATTGCTGATTTGTGGGGATACATCGCAACTTTAG
- a CDS encoding DJ-1/PfpI family protein, protein MPTRKVAILMFDDVEVLDFAGPFEVFSVTSQLSKASQPFAVSTVAEHPGAVIARNGLSINPDCTIADCPRPDILIVPGGLGTRKLIDNSAVINWIEDCSQTAELVLSVCTGSLLLAKAGLLEGLAATTHHGALDLLRELAPNTTIVENQRFVDNDKIITSGGIAAGIDMSLHVVGKLLGTAQAEQTAEYMEYHTIVQK, encoded by the coding sequence ATGCCAACTAGGAAAGTAGCTATTTTAATGTTCGATGATGTCGAGGTACTGGACTTTGCCGGGCCTTTTGAAGTGTTTTCGGTGACATCACAATTAAGTAAGGCTTCACAACCTTTTGCAGTCTCTACCGTAGCCGAACATCCCGGTGCAGTCATCGCCCGCAACGGTTTGAGTATAAATCCCGACTGCACCATTGCCGATTGTCCGCGCCCCGATATTTTAATTGTACCGGGAGGACTGGGCACGAGAAAGTTAATCGATAATTCAGCAGTGATTAACTGGATAGAAGATTGTTCGCAAACAGCAGAATTAGTGCTTTCTGTCTGTACGGGTTCGCTGCTGTTAGCAAAAGCGGGCTTGTTGGAAGGTTTAGCAGCAACTACACACCATGGAGCGTTAGATTTGTTGAGAGAATTAGCTCCTAATACAACTATTGTTGAAAATCAGCGATTTGTGGATAACGACAAAATCATCACTTCTGGGGGAATTGCTGCGGGAATTGATATGTCTTTGCACGTTGTCGGCAAGCTTTTAGGTACAGCACAAGCCGAACAAACAGCAGAGTACATGGAATATCATACTATTGTTCAAAAATGA
- a CDS encoding PfkB family carbohydrate kinase, whose protein sequence is MTNDYSDFLPQLRASTEQLLKKLDCFDRAQVLAIGDLTLDEFLTGQVERISREAPVLILRYENTRQLPGGGANAVYNLAKLGGKVKVAGLVGKDDQGKALCGIFEAAGIDTAGILIDSQRPTVTKTRISGHARQSVTQQIVRVDRKSDELPDLDLQLQLADYIRQQIPTVDAVVCSDYGDGVLTRLAIESAVVPGKTIVDAQTNLQRYSGAMLFTPNLPEAEQAVGYAIKNSQTLMQAGRDLLNLTQAQKILITRGEEGMSLFERVNGEAIKNSPPPTSTCEQGEFAIQSWDIPPFNKTDVFDVTGAGDTVVAAMTLALCVGASGWEAAVLGNLAASIVVRQFGTATTTAEEMKEALKTMVYD, encoded by the coding sequence ATGACTAACGACTATTCCGATTTTTTGCCTCAACTGCGTGCCTCAACAGAGCAATTATTGAAAAAATTAGACTGCTTCGATCGAGCGCAGGTATTAGCGATCGGAGATTTGACCTTGGACGAGTTTCTTACCGGACAAGTAGAGCGAATTTCCCGCGAAGCACCTGTGCTGATTTTGCGCTACGAGAATACTCGGCAATTACCCGGAGGTGGCGCAAATGCTGTCTACAATTTAGCAAAACTCGGAGGTAAAGTAAAAGTTGCTGGTTTGGTGGGAAAAGACGACCAGGGAAAGGCTTTGTGCGGCATTTTTGAGGCGGCCGGAATTGATACGGCTGGGATTTTAATCGATTCGCAGCGTCCCACTGTCACCAAAACTCGCATTTCCGGGCACGCGCGGCAGTCGGTGACTCAGCAAATTGTCCGAGTCGATCGCAAATCGGACGAGTTGCCGGATTTAGACTTGCAGTTACAATTAGCTGACTACATCCGGCAGCAAATCCCGACAGTAGATGCTGTGGTGTGTTCGGACTACGGCGATGGAGTTTTGACTCGTTTGGCGATCGAATCGGCAGTCGTTCCCGGCAAAACTATTGTGGACGCTCAAACAAATTTGCAGCGATATTCCGGAGCCATGCTGTTTACTCCGAACTTGCCAGAAGCCGAGCAAGCAGTCGGATATGCTATCAAAAATTCTCAGACTTTAATGCAAGCAGGACGGGATTTGTTGAACTTAACTCAAGCTCAAAAAATCCTGATTACTCGCGGCGAAGAAGGGATGAGTTTGTTTGAAAGAGTCAACGGCGAAGCTATTAAAAATTCACCTCCTCCCACATCCACTTGTGAACAGGGAGAATTTGCCATTCAAAGCTGGGATATTCCGCCTTTTAACAAAACAGATGTCTTCGATGTAACTGGTGCTGGAGATACAGTCGTAGCAGCAATGACTTTAGCTTTGTGCGTCGGTGCATCCGGTTGGGAAGCGGCGGTTTTGGGAAATTTGGCCGCTAGCATTGTCGTGCGTCAATTCGGTACGGCGACGACGACAGCAGAGGAGATGAAAGAAGCTTTGAAAACGATGGTTTATGACTAA